A window of Rhododendron vialii isolate Sample 1 chromosome 13a, ASM3025357v1 contains these coding sequences:
- the LOC131312651 gene encoding OVARIAN TUMOR DOMAIN-containing deubiquitinating enzyme 6 isoform X1 produces the protein MTRILVQRGSAGGSSSSNPNRSSAVAGPSSSTSAPAAQPQVNLPLVASAGKDEEIVGDLQEQVVVDDFVEYFGSGDIKAARSDDLSQESSHDVYKDDDEINDSEKVRIEDDDLTSGLGELQIMGNETEGSSGGSLQRVCGSSCPPPPPVPPPKPSSGNSSSRRFVTLGSSNSPRIGSSRRASAWPIVSTRTSPTGSRPSSPRSHCEAEGYNSADEQSPCFGSCYDDAVSYIFGQTERERQFEIDIRRAKGLEVKRMMEDGNCLFRAVADQVYGDSEGYDLVRQMCIDYMERERDHFSQFITEGFMSYCKRKRRDKVYGNNVEIQALAEMYNRPIHIYSYGTDCMNAEPINIFHGSYDTDTPPIRLSYHHGNHYNSLVDPRRLAIGAGLGFSSLRGRNVDTDQVKAAIKAQQDQQIDNALLAEGRFFSDLELTEKEIERMVMEASRAEYLSDDKFKQQLGCQESSTSGAEPSSSGARSSGSDTKAGALADAVLSSSMQIVLSMGFSYLQVIEAYSIFGDDVDSMVCYLLETGNSSRRKGKATE, from the exons ATGACCCGGATTTTGGTTCAGCGAGGTTCAGCTGGTGGTTCGTCATCGTCAAACCCTAACAGGTCATCGGCGGTGGCGGGACCCAGTTCTTCTACTTCGGCTCCGGCGGCTCAGCCGCAAGTTAACCTTCCTCTGGTTGCTTCAGCtggaaaagatgaagaaatcGTAGGGGATTTGCAGGAACAGGTTGTTGTGGATGATTTTGTCGAGTATTTCGGTAGTGGTGATATTAAGGCGGCTAGAAGTGATGATCTTTCACAAGAAAGCTCTCATGATGTTTACAAGGATGATGATGAAATCAATGATAGTGAGAAAGTTAGGATTGAGGACGATGATTTGACAAGTGGATTAGGTGAGTTACAAATTATGGGAAATGAAACTGAGGGATCCAGTGGTGGTTCTTTGCAGAGGGTTTGTGGGAGCTCTtgtccaccaccacctcctgtcCCTCCCCCAAAGCCTTCCTCAGGAAACTCGAGTTCTAGGAGATTTGTTACGTTGGGTAGTTCGAATTCTCCACGGATTGGATCATCTAGAAGAGCAAGTGCGTGGCCTATTGTTTCAACTAGAACTTCACCAACCGGGTCAAGGCCTTCTTCGCCGAGGTCTCATTGTGAAGCTGAAGGGTATAATAGTGCTGATGAACAAAGCCCTTGCTTTGGGTCCTGCTATGATGATGCTGTAAGTTATATTTTTGGCCAAACG GAGAGGGAACGCCAATTTGAGATTGATATTAGAAGGGCCAAAGGTTTGGAAGTTAAACGAATGATGGAGGATGGGAACTGCCTCTTTCGTGCTGTTGCAGATCAAGTATATGGGGACTCCGAAGGTTATGATTTGGTCAGACAAATGTGCATTGATTATATG GAGCGGGAGAGAGACCACTTTTCGCAATTTATAACGGAAGGTTTCATGTCTTATTgcaagaggaagaggagagataAG GTTTATGGAAACAACGTGGAAATCCAAGCATTGGCCGAAATGTATAATCGTCCTATTCATATTTATTCCTACGGCACAG ATTGTATGAATGCAGAGCCTATCAACATATTCCATGGAAGCTATGATACAGACACTCCTCCCATACGATTAAGTTATCACCATGGGAATCATTACAACTCACTTGTTGATCCACGGCGGCTGGCCATTGGTGCAGGGCTTGGATTTAGCTCTCTGCGGGGG AGAAATGTTGACACAGATCAAGTCAAGGCTGCTATCAAAGCTCAACAAGACCAACAGATTGATAAT GCACTCCTAGCAGAAGGCCGATTTTTCTCGGATCTTGAGCTCACGGAAAAAGAGATTGAGCGTATGGTAATGGAAGCTTCTCGGGCTGAATATCTTTCTGATGACAAGTTCAAGCAGCAACTCGGTTGCCAAGAATCCTCCACTTCTGGTGCTGAACCATCATCATCTGGGGCTA GGTCTTCTGGGAGTGATACCAAGGCGGGTGCTCTGGCGGATGCTGTTCTCAGTAGCAGCATGCAAATAGTGCTGTCAATGGGGTTCAGCTATCTGCAAGTGATCGAAGCTTACAGCATATTTGGAGACGATGTTGATTCCATGGTTTGCTACCTTCTGGAGACTGGCAATAGCAGCAGGCGCAAAGGTAAGGCCACTGAATGA
- the LOC131312651 gene encoding OVARIAN TUMOR DOMAIN-containing deubiquitinating enzyme 6 isoform X3: protein MTRILVQRGSAGGSSSSNPNRSSAVAGPSSSTSAPAAQPQVNLPLVASAGKDEEIVGDLQEQVVVDDFVEYFGSGDIKAARSDDLSQESSHDVYKDDDEINDSEKVRIEDDDLTSGLGELQIMGNETEGSSGGSLQRVCGSSCPPPPPVPPPKPSSGNSSSRRFVTLGSSNSPRIGSSRRASAWPIVSTRTSPTGSRPSSPRSHCEAEGYNSADEQSPCFGSCYDDAERERQFEIDIRRAKGLEVKRMMEDGNCLFRAVADQVYGDSEGYDLVRQMCIDYMERERDHFSQFITEGFMSYCKRKRRDKVYGNNVEIQALAEMYNRPIHIYSYGTDCMNAEPINIFHGSYDTDTPPIRLSYHHGNHYNSLVDPRRLAIGAGLGFSSLRGRNVDTDQVKAAIKAQQDQQIDNALLAEGRFFSDLELTEKEIERMVMEASRAEYLSDDKFKQQLGCQESSTSGAEPSSSGARSSGSDTKAGALADAVLSSSMQIVLSMGFSYLQVIEAYSIFGDDVDSMVCYLLETGNSSRRKGKATE from the exons ATGACCCGGATTTTGGTTCAGCGAGGTTCAGCTGGTGGTTCGTCATCGTCAAACCCTAACAGGTCATCGGCGGTGGCGGGACCCAGTTCTTCTACTTCGGCTCCGGCGGCTCAGCCGCAAGTTAACCTTCCTCTGGTTGCTTCAGCtggaaaagatgaagaaatcGTAGGGGATTTGCAGGAACAGGTTGTTGTGGATGATTTTGTCGAGTATTTCGGTAGTGGTGATATTAAGGCGGCTAGAAGTGATGATCTTTCACAAGAAAGCTCTCATGATGTTTACAAGGATGATGATGAAATCAATGATAGTGAGAAAGTTAGGATTGAGGACGATGATTTGACAAGTGGATTAGGTGAGTTACAAATTATGGGAAATGAAACTGAGGGATCCAGTGGTGGTTCTTTGCAGAGGGTTTGTGGGAGCTCTtgtccaccaccacctcctgtcCCTCCCCCAAAGCCTTCCTCAGGAAACTCGAGTTCTAGGAGATTTGTTACGTTGGGTAGTTCGAATTCTCCACGGATTGGATCATCTAGAAGAGCAAGTGCGTGGCCTATTGTTTCAACTAGAACTTCACCAACCGGGTCAAGGCCTTCTTCGCCGAGGTCTCATTGTGAAGCTGAAGGGTATAATAGTGCTGATGAACAAAGCCCTTGCTTTGGGTCCTGCTATGATGATGCT GAGAGGGAACGCCAATTTGAGATTGATATTAGAAGGGCCAAAGGTTTGGAAGTTAAACGAATGATGGAGGATGGGAACTGCCTCTTTCGTGCTGTTGCAGATCAAGTATATGGGGACTCCGAAGGTTATGATTTGGTCAGACAAATGTGCATTGATTATATG GAGCGGGAGAGAGACCACTTTTCGCAATTTATAACGGAAGGTTTCATGTCTTATTgcaagaggaagaggagagataAG GTTTATGGAAACAACGTGGAAATCCAAGCATTGGCCGAAATGTATAATCGTCCTATTCATATTTATTCCTACGGCACAG ATTGTATGAATGCAGAGCCTATCAACATATTCCATGGAAGCTATGATACAGACACTCCTCCCATACGATTAAGTTATCACCATGGGAATCATTACAACTCACTTGTTGATCCACGGCGGCTGGCCATTGGTGCAGGGCTTGGATTTAGCTCTCTGCGGGGG AGAAATGTTGACACAGATCAAGTCAAGGCTGCTATCAAAGCTCAACAAGACCAACAGATTGATAAT GCACTCCTAGCAGAAGGCCGATTTTTCTCGGATCTTGAGCTCACGGAAAAAGAGATTGAGCGTATGGTAATGGAAGCTTCTCGGGCTGAATATCTTTCTGATGACAAGTTCAAGCAGCAACTCGGTTGCCAAGAATCCTCCACTTCTGGTGCTGAACCATCATCATCTGGGGCTA GGTCTTCTGGGAGTGATACCAAGGCGGGTGCTCTGGCGGATGCTGTTCTCAGTAGCAGCATGCAAATAGTGCTGTCAATGGGGTTCAGCTATCTGCAAGTGATCGAAGCTTACAGCATATTTGGAGACGATGTTGATTCCATGGTTTGCTACCTTCTGGAGACTGGCAATAGCAGCAGGCGCAAAGGTAAGGCCACTGAATGA
- the LOC131312651 gene encoding OVARIAN TUMOR DOMAIN-containing deubiquitinating enzyme 6 isoform X4: MTRILVQRGSAGGSSSSNPNRSSAVAGPSSSTSAPAAQPQVNLPLVASAGKDEEIVGDLQEQVVVDDFVEYFGSGDIKAARSDDLSQESSHDVYKDDDEINDSEKVRIEDDDLTSGLGELQIMGNETEGSSGGSLQRVCGSSCPPPPPVPPPKPSSGNSSSRRFVTLGSSNSPRIGSSRRASAWPIVSTRTSPTGSRPSSPRSHCEAEGYNSADEQSPCFGSCYDDAERERQFEIDIRRAKGLEVKRMMEDGNCLFRAVADQVYGDSEGYDLVRQMCIDYMERERDHFSQFITEGFMSYCKRKRRDKVYGNNVEIQALAEMYNRPIHIYSYGTEPINIFHGSYDTDTPPIRLSYHHGNHYNSLVDPRRLAIGAGLGFSSLRGRNVDTDQVKAAIKAQQDQQIDNALLAEGRFFSDLELTEKEIERMVMEASRAEYLSDDKFKQQLGCQESSTSGAEPSSSGARSSGSDTKAGALADAVLSSSMQIVLSMGFSYLQVIEAYSIFGDDVDSMVCYLLETGNSSRRKGKATE; this comes from the exons ATGACCCGGATTTTGGTTCAGCGAGGTTCAGCTGGTGGTTCGTCATCGTCAAACCCTAACAGGTCATCGGCGGTGGCGGGACCCAGTTCTTCTACTTCGGCTCCGGCGGCTCAGCCGCAAGTTAACCTTCCTCTGGTTGCTTCAGCtggaaaagatgaagaaatcGTAGGGGATTTGCAGGAACAGGTTGTTGTGGATGATTTTGTCGAGTATTTCGGTAGTGGTGATATTAAGGCGGCTAGAAGTGATGATCTTTCACAAGAAAGCTCTCATGATGTTTACAAGGATGATGATGAAATCAATGATAGTGAGAAAGTTAGGATTGAGGACGATGATTTGACAAGTGGATTAGGTGAGTTACAAATTATGGGAAATGAAACTGAGGGATCCAGTGGTGGTTCTTTGCAGAGGGTTTGTGGGAGCTCTtgtccaccaccacctcctgtcCCTCCCCCAAAGCCTTCCTCAGGAAACTCGAGTTCTAGGAGATTTGTTACGTTGGGTAGTTCGAATTCTCCACGGATTGGATCATCTAGAAGAGCAAGTGCGTGGCCTATTGTTTCAACTAGAACTTCACCAACCGGGTCAAGGCCTTCTTCGCCGAGGTCTCATTGTGAAGCTGAAGGGTATAATAGTGCTGATGAACAAAGCCCTTGCTTTGGGTCCTGCTATGATGATGCT GAGAGGGAACGCCAATTTGAGATTGATATTAGAAGGGCCAAAGGTTTGGAAGTTAAACGAATGATGGAGGATGGGAACTGCCTCTTTCGTGCTGTTGCAGATCAAGTATATGGGGACTCCGAAGGTTATGATTTGGTCAGACAAATGTGCATTGATTATATG GAGCGGGAGAGAGACCACTTTTCGCAATTTATAACGGAAGGTTTCATGTCTTATTgcaagaggaagaggagagataAG GTTTATGGAAACAACGTGGAAATCCAAGCATTGGCCGAAATGTATAATCGTCCTATTCATATTTATTCCTACGGCACAG AGCCTATCAACATATTCCATGGAAGCTATGATACAGACACTCCTCCCATACGATTAAGTTATCACCATGGGAATCATTACAACTCACTTGTTGATCCACGGCGGCTGGCCATTGGTGCAGGGCTTGGATTTAGCTCTCTGCGGGGG AGAAATGTTGACACAGATCAAGTCAAGGCTGCTATCAAAGCTCAACAAGACCAACAGATTGATAAT GCACTCCTAGCAGAAGGCCGATTTTTCTCGGATCTTGAGCTCACGGAAAAAGAGATTGAGCGTATGGTAATGGAAGCTTCTCGGGCTGAATATCTTTCTGATGACAAGTTCAAGCAGCAACTCGGTTGCCAAGAATCCTCCACTTCTGGTGCTGAACCATCATCATCTGGGGCTA GGTCTTCTGGGAGTGATACCAAGGCGGGTGCTCTGGCGGATGCTGTTCTCAGTAGCAGCATGCAAATAGTGCTGTCAATGGGGTTCAGCTATCTGCAAGTGATCGAAGCTTACAGCATATTTGGAGACGATGTTGATTCCATGGTTTGCTACCTTCTGGAGACTGGCAATAGCAGCAGGCGCAAAGGTAAGGCCACTGAATGA
- the LOC131312651 gene encoding OVARIAN TUMOR DOMAIN-containing deubiquitinating enzyme 6 isoform X2 codes for MTRILVQRGSAGGSSSSNPNRSSAVAGPSSSTSAPAAQPQVNLPLVASAGKDEEIVGDLQEQVVVDDFVEYFGSGDIKAARSDDLSQESSHDVYKDDDEINDSEKVRIEDDDLTSGLGELQIMGNETEGSSGGSLQRVCGSSCPPPPPVPPPKPSSGNSSSRRFVTLGSSNSPRIGSSRRASAWPIVSTRTSPTGSRPSSPRSHCEAEGYNSADEQSPCFGSCYDDAVSYIFGQTERERQFEIDIRRAKGLEVKRMMEDGNCLFRAVADQVYGDSEGYDLVRQMCIDYMERERDHFSQFITEGFMSYCKRKRRDKVYGNNVEIQALAEMYNRPIHIYSYGTEPINIFHGSYDTDTPPIRLSYHHGNHYNSLVDPRRLAIGAGLGFSSLRGRNVDTDQVKAAIKAQQDQQIDNALLAEGRFFSDLELTEKEIERMVMEASRAEYLSDDKFKQQLGCQESSTSGAEPSSSGARSSGSDTKAGALADAVLSSSMQIVLSMGFSYLQVIEAYSIFGDDVDSMVCYLLETGNSSRRKGKATE; via the exons ATGACCCGGATTTTGGTTCAGCGAGGTTCAGCTGGTGGTTCGTCATCGTCAAACCCTAACAGGTCATCGGCGGTGGCGGGACCCAGTTCTTCTACTTCGGCTCCGGCGGCTCAGCCGCAAGTTAACCTTCCTCTGGTTGCTTCAGCtggaaaagatgaagaaatcGTAGGGGATTTGCAGGAACAGGTTGTTGTGGATGATTTTGTCGAGTATTTCGGTAGTGGTGATATTAAGGCGGCTAGAAGTGATGATCTTTCACAAGAAAGCTCTCATGATGTTTACAAGGATGATGATGAAATCAATGATAGTGAGAAAGTTAGGATTGAGGACGATGATTTGACAAGTGGATTAGGTGAGTTACAAATTATGGGAAATGAAACTGAGGGATCCAGTGGTGGTTCTTTGCAGAGGGTTTGTGGGAGCTCTtgtccaccaccacctcctgtcCCTCCCCCAAAGCCTTCCTCAGGAAACTCGAGTTCTAGGAGATTTGTTACGTTGGGTAGTTCGAATTCTCCACGGATTGGATCATCTAGAAGAGCAAGTGCGTGGCCTATTGTTTCAACTAGAACTTCACCAACCGGGTCAAGGCCTTCTTCGCCGAGGTCTCATTGTGAAGCTGAAGGGTATAATAGTGCTGATGAACAAAGCCCTTGCTTTGGGTCCTGCTATGATGATGCTGTAAGTTATATTTTTGGCCAAACG GAGAGGGAACGCCAATTTGAGATTGATATTAGAAGGGCCAAAGGTTTGGAAGTTAAACGAATGATGGAGGATGGGAACTGCCTCTTTCGTGCTGTTGCAGATCAAGTATATGGGGACTCCGAAGGTTATGATTTGGTCAGACAAATGTGCATTGATTATATG GAGCGGGAGAGAGACCACTTTTCGCAATTTATAACGGAAGGTTTCATGTCTTATTgcaagaggaagaggagagataAG GTTTATGGAAACAACGTGGAAATCCAAGCATTGGCCGAAATGTATAATCGTCCTATTCATATTTATTCCTACGGCACAG AGCCTATCAACATATTCCATGGAAGCTATGATACAGACACTCCTCCCATACGATTAAGTTATCACCATGGGAATCATTACAACTCACTTGTTGATCCACGGCGGCTGGCCATTGGTGCAGGGCTTGGATTTAGCTCTCTGCGGGGG AGAAATGTTGACACAGATCAAGTCAAGGCTGCTATCAAAGCTCAACAAGACCAACAGATTGATAAT GCACTCCTAGCAGAAGGCCGATTTTTCTCGGATCTTGAGCTCACGGAAAAAGAGATTGAGCGTATGGTAATGGAAGCTTCTCGGGCTGAATATCTTTCTGATGACAAGTTCAAGCAGCAACTCGGTTGCCAAGAATCCTCCACTTCTGGTGCTGAACCATCATCATCTGGGGCTA GGTCTTCTGGGAGTGATACCAAGGCGGGTGCTCTGGCGGATGCTGTTCTCAGTAGCAGCATGCAAATAGTGCTGTCAATGGGGTTCAGCTATCTGCAAGTGATCGAAGCTTACAGCATATTTGGAGACGATGTTGATTCCATGGTTTGCTACCTTCTGGAGACTGGCAATAGCAGCAGGCGCAAAGGTAAGGCCACTGAATGA
- the LOC131312654 gene encoding pentatricopeptide repeat-containing protein At3g12770, with the protein MASSLSLPKTVTVPSRIQRLLTNPLAPFAFTQHLSSSPLPLNPHRYSSNNINLLDSLNLESFYTSLLSISTSNRQLNQIHAQLFLSGLQANGFIITKFINVCGDLGEIRYARQVFDHFPDPFVHLWNAIIRVYSRHNLFSEAFEMYRRMQVCGVRPDCFTLPPVLKACSGFVAIEAGRVVHGQVFRHGFGSDMFLQNGLVDLYAKCGQIARARVIFDGVYDKTIVSWTSIISGYAQNGQPVEALTIFSDMRKLDVKLDWIALVSILRAYTDVEDLEQGKSIHGCVIKMGLEFEPDLCIGLTTMYAKCGQVMVARSLFDQMEVPNVILWNAMISGYAKNGCAEEAVELFQGMMSKNIRPNLITVISTILACAQVGSLEQARWMDNYVNNTSYRDDVYVSAALIDMYAKCGNVELARKVFNQTRDRDVVVWSAMIVGYGLHGCGKEAIDLFHKLKQAQVHPNDVTFIGLLTACNHSGLVQEGWEFFHKMKEYRIEPRHQHYACVVDLLGRAGYLDWAHDFIMKMPIEPGVTIWGALLSACKIYRRVILGEYAAEKLFSLDPLNTGHYVQLSNLYASARRWNGVAKVRVLMRERGLSKDTGYSMVEVNGKLQAFRMGDKSHPRAKEINEELETLERRIKEAGFVPDTESVLHDLNNEDKEESLCNHSERLAIVYGLISTPPGTTLRITKNLRACVNCHSATKVITKLVGREIVVRDANRFHHFKDGVCSCGDYW; encoded by the coding sequence ATGGcttcttccctctctctccccaaaacTGTAACTGTCCCTTCTAGAATCCAACGTTTGCTTACAAACCCATTAGCACCATTCGCGTTCACCCAACACCTCTCTTCTTCACCTCTGCCTCTAAACCCCCACCGCTACTCCTCCAACAATATCAACCTGCTTGACAGCCTCAATCTCGAGTCATTCTACACATCTCTTTTATCTATTTCAACCAGCAATAGACAGTTAAATCAAATCCATGCTCAGCTATTCCTCTCTGGACTACAAGCTAACGGCTTCATAATAACAAAATTCATTAACGTTTGTGGTGATCTTGGGGAGATTCGTTATGCACGTCAGGTGTTCGACCATTTTCCTGACCCGTTTGTGCATCTGTGGAACGCCATCATTCGGGTTTACTCCAGGCACAACTTGTTCAGTGAAGCTTTTGAGATGTATCGGAGAATGCAGGTTTGTGGGGTGAGACCAGATTGCTTCACTCTCCCTCCCGTGCTCAAAGCTTGCAGTGGGTTCGTTGCGATTGAAGCAGGTCGGGTGGTACACGGGCAGGTATTCAGACACGGGTTTGGATCTGACATGTTTTTGCAAAATGGGCTTGTGGACTTGTACGCAAAATGTGGTCAAATTGCGCGTGCAAGAGTTATTTTTGATGGGGTATATGATAAGACAATAGTTTCTTGGACATCAATCATTTCTGGGTATGCTCAGAATGGGCAGCCTGTAGAAGCGTTGACAATCTTTTCTGATATGAGGAAACTGGATGTAAAATTAGACTGGATTGCTCTTGTAAGCATCCTGAGGGCTTATACCGACGTAGAGGATTTGGAACAAGGGAAATCAATTCATGGTTGTGTTATTAAAATGGGTCTTGAATTCGAGCCAGACTTGTGCATTGGACTTACGACCATGTATGCAAAATGTGGGCAGGTAATGGTTGCAAGGTCGTTATTTGATCAAATGGAGGTACCCAATGTGATTCTGTGGAATGCCATGATTTCGGGGTATGCAAAGAACGGTTGCGCTGAAGAAGCTGTGGAGCTTTTCCAGGGGATGATGTCTAAAAACATTAGACCAAATTTGATCACAGTCATATCTACAATCTTAGCTTGCGCACAAGTGGGGTCACTTGAACAAGCCAGGTGGATGGACAACTATGTCAACAATACCTCATATAGGGACGATGTTTATGTCAGCGCGGCCCTCATCGACATGTATGCAAAATGTGGAAATGTAGAGTTGGCTCGAAAAGTATTCAACCAAACTAGGGATAGAGATGTGGTTGTTTGGAGTGCTATGATTGTAGGATACGGATTGCATGGTTGTGGCAAAGAAGCTATTGATCTTTTCCACAAATTGAAGCAAGCTCAAGTCCATCCCAATGATGTCACCTTCATTGGGCTGCTAACTGCATGTAACCATTCGGGTCTTGTACAAGAAGGATGGGAATTTTTCCACAAAATGAAAGAATATAGAATTGAGCCACGTCACCAGCATTATGCTTGTGTGGTTGATCTTCTTGGCCGTGCAGGCTACTTGGATTGGGCGCATGATTTTATCATGAAAATGCCAATCGAACCAGGTGTCACTATATGGGGAGCCCTTTTGAGCGCGTGTAAAATTTATCGCCGTGTAATTTTGGGAGAATACGCTGCGGAAAAGCTTTTCTCATTAGACCCGTTAAACACTGGACATTATGTGCAGCTTTCAAATCTCTATGCTTCAGCCCGTAGGTGGAATGGTGTTGCAAAGGTGAGGGTTTTGATGAGGGAGAGAGGATTGAGTAAGGATACGGGTTATAGTATGGTTGAGGTTAATGGAAAGCTTCAAGCCTTCCGTATGGGGGACAAATCACATCCAAGAGCAAAGGAGATTAACGAGGAGCTTGAGACGTTAGAGAGGAGGATAAAGGAGGCTGGATTCGTACCGGATACGGAATCTGTGTTGCATGACTTGAATAATGAAGACAAGGAGGAGAGTCTTTGTAATCATAGTGAAAGGTTAGCAATTGTGTATGGCCTAATCAGTACCCCTCCTGGTACTACGCTTAGGATAACGAAGAATCTCAGGGCATGTGTGAATTGTCATTCGGCAACAAAGGTGATAACGAAGCTCGTCGGTAGGGAGATAGTAGTAAGGGATGCAAACCGTTTTCACCATTTCAAGGATGGAGTTTGTTCTTGTGGAGATTATTGGTGA